From the Astyanax mexicanus isolate ESR-SI-001 chromosome 12, AstMex3_surface, whole genome shotgun sequence genome, the window CATCAGGCAGCAGTTTATCCTGTCTGTTTCCCAGAGTGAAGGCCAGCAGGGACAGAATGAGAGCATCCAGGATGCAGATGATGGCGAGGATGTAGGCCCAGCGGATGGTGCAGTTACCCAGCGTGTACTTATCCGTCCTCTCGCCGCACATACGCTTCACCTCATCAGAGTTCCAGCCGTCCGGATAAATCATACAGCCCATCACCATCAACACCGctacaacacacatacacaaattcatacacacacaacaaCTCTCTGCATTAACAGttcccttttttttccttttatcctACATTGTAAAGtaatattgaagtcatccagactacaaaaaaaaaacaaaaggcagGGGTTGggaattaagtttggccacgggccagatattttccaagcctttCCAAAAAATTctattttggaaaatgaagtgtaatgggatggagtgctacagactagaagctctccagcccagagggttgttaaacccaattgcagaaaagAAAAGTTGATTGACacaggatcaaacccgtgtcgtcagggtcacggtccaatatactactgctgccccggacagttaattgggacacagccgggaacaAACACCCTTTTAAGTAGATTGGGAAcccaagaacaggcagaaactaaagcCATGCCGAACGCAACGGAAAGacgggaggaatgtaaacaaaagctcaccagagaagcattttatttatttattttttcattatctttcattatagttcaaacaacctcacgggccagatgtttaatgcttgcgggccacatctgctCTGTTTGCTGCATATTGCCAAACTCCTGGCATAAGGAATCATTtggtaaattaaaagtgttaaacaaaccaaaaacatactctgtaaaacatttaggtgctcttatctgaggcgttgttaactctaataaacttatccCATCCAACataggaaactcttgctcttacttttttttcttggggtggtcctggtgagagccagtttcatcataacatttttgatggtcagtaactgcacttgaggatactttctaatTTCTAGaaattttcagattgactgaccttcatttcttaaagtattttttctttacttagttaagtagttcttgccataatatggattagaacattattcaaatagagctattcactgtatacctgtaactctacctcttcacaactttacaactgatgctctcaaacacattattaagagacaagaaattcaagtaattaactcttgatgagttcagcacagctgttaactgaaagcctgaattccaagtgactctacctcataaaactgacaaaaaaaaaaaaaacagccaaaatgCTGTCTCTAAACAAGATGTGTTAGTTTTTTGGTCAACCCTCCTGTTATGATCCGGGTCAATTCGACCcgtttgaaaatgtgaaaatctaggaaaaatagttgaaagtattttttcagtatgatatttcttctgcttgctttaattagtgtaatcaacatgtaatatttaaatggtttatctcacatattttCAATCACCCCTCTGCAAAACTAAagcaaaattgcaatgttatgtttcaatgttatgtaaaactattgttttcaaaagtaataaagaagtgaaacattaaaaaagtttgaacattttttaatgaaaaatgagtaaattatCCTAATGGAACCACTACTTGTTAGAGGTAaagaacactattgcactaaatattgatagaataattagtaatgaagtgattaaaaatatttacactgcttgtaaggattttttggaTGGAAACATGATGCACTGGTTCAAAATAACCCTGGAACATttttgctgttcctgacaaatgaacataataggagggttaataatAATAGCGAGTCATTTAAAAAAGAATTTGAGAGGAGCCAACATGCAATCAACCAACAAATAATCAGATTTTCAAATCTTAGACATACTGATAAGTCTGTCTACAACACATCAATAGGCTTACAAATAAACCTGTTTATCTGGCAACCTAGGCTCCTACAGACACTAATCTGGGTTTCAGTAATGATTGTTTTACCTGATGCTGTCTGCATCCAGGCGCAGATCTTGTAAACGCTGGCAGCGTTACAGAAGAAGAAGAGGCTGAAGCAGACCATGGTGCCCACGTTCAGCAGCATCGAGGTCCCGACGAAGAACAGCGCGGTCCTGAAGGCCCCTGAGGGAATAGAGGCGAAGTCCAGGACGCTCCCTTTACACACCAGCTCCGAGGTGATGGGGTTACCGATGCAGTAATAGAACAGACCGAAGTACCCAGCCTGAGGAGTGTTCACACTGTCGCCAATCCAGTACGGCTGGATGAACACCACCATGGTGATGATGGCGAAGCAGATCGTGAAAATAGCCCAGAGCACGCCGATAGCTCGGGCATTCCTCACGTAGTTGGTGTGGTATATTTTAGCAGCCTCTTGGGCTGGAAGCATTTTCTCCATGTTGATGGTGAAGTAAAGCTAGCCAGAAAGATGACAAAAAAACTcgaaaaaggttttaaaaaattagaaaaagtGTCCTAAAAATTACTCAGAAATgtagttaaaaaatataaacatatatttttaaatgataaaaaaaattatctcaAAAATCCCAAAGTATTTCTAACAACTTCTAACAAATTTCTCAACAAATAAATTCAAATTTCTCAAAAATCTCTAACAAAAAATCCCAACAAATTCTTACCAGTTTTTCCAACAGTTTCTCCAAAAAATCGTACAAAATCCTCAAAAATCTCTATACATTTGTTTTTTAGAAAAAATTCAAAAGAATCACAACAAATTCTTACTTTTCCAACAGTTTCTCAAAAAATTCTTAGAAAATTCTTAAAAATCTCTCtctaaaaaaaacccaaaaaacacatttagaataaaaaaacccAACAAATTCTTACCAATTTCCCAACAGTTTctcaaaaaaaaccccaaaaaaacaaattttgatttgttttaaatCCCAACAAATTCTTACCAATTTCCCAACAATTTCTCAAACAATTCTGAGAAAATCctcaaaaatctcaaaaaaagaaaaaaagaaaacaaatttagaaataaaaaaaattcccaACAAATTCTTACCAATTTCCCAACAATTTCtaaaaaaatctcagaaaattCTCAAAAATCAACAAATTTAGAAAATTCTCAAAAGAATCCAACAAATTTCCAACAATTTCTCAAAAGAATTCTTAACAAAGCAGTAACAATGCTGTATATTTCCTGATGAAGATCTGCATCTCCTGCAAAGTCCCAAAAGTATAATAGTGCTCTCCTAACAGAGACGCACTTCCAGTAAGAAGTCAGACGAGACCACTGGCTGCTGTTCTGTTGTGCCAGAAACCAAacaccagccagcagaggtgtgAGGATGTAAATTATAAATGGTAATGTAAGCAGAAGAACGAGGTGATGAAACAGTTTACTGGAGTAATTAGATCTAGAGCAGGTCTTGGCTTTAGGCTGGGTGTTAAGTGTAACAGATATCAGAGACAGGGCTCGGTCCACAGGGCAACAAAAGGGCATTGATGTCTGGATAACAGTGTCCTCGCTTACATCTTTACATAACAACAGGtcagagataaacagagagacagaggagagaggATTTTAACAGCAGTCAGGAAGATACTTCTTGTTTTTGTACcataaaactttttttcagttattgacctaagcaaaattatttatttcattattttctgtatatttttttttgctttccatcaaactgaacaaaatagttttaaaaaagaaatcacAATTTTCTATTAAGTCAAATAAAGTAAcactatttatttatactttttcttTAAAAGCCTATTTCTGccacttaaaatataaataagggtCCTTAAAAAATAAGGATCCTTTAcaagtcataattatgatataatacctgtgatggcatagttactttgaaaaagtaatctgattactgattaccccttaaaaagtaactttatggattacttgattttaaaagtaattaaaagttacttttaattacttttaagttacttttaaagtTTCTTTTCAGTTCCTGCCACCTCAACATAACatttttgccaaaactcactttaatGGAAGCTTAGTTCCATctttgggacttgttctgtaagtATGCCGATGAGACTTCAAACGTTTCTTCAAATTTGATGTTGTGTTTTTGAAGCAAGGTAACACTTTGTCGTGAACATATACtgcaaagtaaaagtaaatatatactgtagcgaatctgcagtgtgggcagtgtgccaagtcctgctggaaaatgaaatcccaaaacttttttggggaaaacactgcactgactttggacttggatactgtataacacagtggaccaacaccagcagatgacatgtctctccaaaccatcactgagcatcagtaaattttacatttcatttgtaaatcaagggagcagagtctggaggaagagtggagacacacagtccaaactgcttgaggtctagtttgaagtttctacaatcagtaaaggtttggagagacatgtcatctgctggtgttgatccactgtgttttattatcaagtctaaaatcagtgcagttttgttttcccacaaaatcttacagcacttcatgcttccctctgctgctcaCAACATTTATGGCGATACGCATttcttttttcagcaggacttggcacacactGCATATCTCTGCACTGCATCTCTGAATAGggttgtacatgttgtacataTTTTACTGGGACCCATTTGGGCTTACAAATGAGATTGTAGAACCCTGATGGTGTCCACATTGAACCCGTAGACTAAACTTT encodes:
- the lhfpl5b gene encoding LHFPL tetraspan subfamily member 5b; this translates as MEKMLPAQEAAKIYHTNYVRNARAIGVLWAIFTICFAIITMVVFIQPYWIGDSVNTPQAGYFGLFYYCIGNPITSELVCKGSVLDFASIPSGAFRTALFFVGTSMLLNVGTMVCFSLFFFCNAASVYKICAWMQTASAVLMVMGCMIYPDGWNSDEVKRMCGERTDKYTLGNCTIRWAYILAIICILDALILSLLAFTLGNRQDKLLPDDFEVEGEGKA